In Bacteroidia bacterium, a single window of DNA contains:
- a CDS encoding gliding motility-associated C-terminal domain-containing protein, with product MRYIPFLIMVVLFVNNAYCQPGFIENKGQWHPNALYKTELPGGALFLEKDGLTYNFVDERDIQRSHANQNSGKENINKGTVHLHSYKVKFGNTFKNGIVASGKHNDYTNYFVGNDTKKWVSKALKYDEVSYNNIYQNIDFKIYVNNEKSIQYDFIVNPGGNTDDIRLTYEGQESLFVDADGSLTVKTSFNKITELKPFAYQEINGNKIKIPCKFLVRSGNVAFQFPEDYNHNYPLVIDPVLVFSTYTGSTYDNWGFTATFDEKSNVFSGGICFNVGYPVSVGAYQVNYGGGEQPPGWTYYQYGCDIAIIKYDASGTQRLWATYLGGSQSEELPHSLVCNRNDDLVIFGTTGSGDFPTTANAYDNSFNGGDSVTYDNAIVFGNGIDIFVSKLSYDGSQLLGSTLMGGSANDGFNFRQYYNLMEGNGALYYNYADGARGEVICDGAGNIYVGTCTFSSNFPVTTGSFNTAYSGNQEGVVFKFNPDLSQLMWSSYFGGSNDDAIYSLDLDFNGDVYIGGGTNSINIPTTGGVYQPLALGGTADGFFAHISANGSSLIKSSYFGSSLYDQVYFVRVDKLLNVYITGQTTAPGSTFISNAAYGTPNSGQFIAKFPNNLSSPVWSTVFGTGIGRPNISITAFSVDYCNRIYLAGWGREWAGYGGITSWSNIQGTKNMDITSNAYQSVTDGQDFYLMVMADDASHLEYATYFGEQHGTGNCGYDHVDGGTSRFDKRGYIYESVCASCGACSTFPTSPNPGAWSNINASTNCNNAVFKFSFELPLTIAEFSANPVCVNELVQFDNTSQLATNYLWDFGDGDTSSVFEPTHVYSAPGTYNVTLIASHPTSCNLADSITRTIVVEQLLINTNDAAICNGNSASINASVTGAMSSLTYLWSTNINFTNILNSNHSVSNLNVNPTQTTTYYIHVSSQLCDVIDSVIVFVNPVGLTMSPDTAVCTGSQISIHAYSSVPGDTLSYTWWPTSSIISGQGTSELQVLPPTNTMYYVSVTNQHNCTRIDSINVIVDQFTLSPGAVTNVRCYGLCNGSLTVYANNGMNPYTFDWSNGDTSSVINNLCPNNYTVTVTDAIGCSHVLPFTITEPPQLNAIISSLSTASCDPVHPNTGSAVVTPSGGVPNYSYIWNIPQQDSLITNLFVGIYHVTVTDANNCSTILTTNIVDQSNLAISATTQMTQCYGTCDGNATSSITSSGVPPYSYLWSTGSTTPQILNLCSGYYIISITDADFCVRVQSVFVNQPDSLNSKITTPGINCFGGTTSATGSVIHGGTAPYTYSWSTSQTGPTITGLTPGGYWLYVLDAHNCPDTAYINITQPALLTYDTTITPVACAVACNGTIQLPVYGGTLPYQFNWSNGSHSYSLSELCAGNYNVTVTDAKGCTFIDDFQVGISDYLPVVDATTNDNIIYEGQSTQLFAIANSNYQFSWSPSGSINGIHLQNPIASPTQSITYQVIVQDSYGCSNTDTVSIIVMDVICGEPYIYIPNAFTPNNDGQNDKLYVKADIASELYFAIYDRWGEKVFSTTDSHYGWDGIYKGKVLDPAVFVYYLKVTCINNLQFEKKGNITLIR from the coding sequence ATGCGTTATATACCATTTCTAATAATGGTTGTTTTATTTGTTAATAATGCATACTGCCAACCAGGGTTTATTGAAAACAAAGGGCAGTGGCATCCAAATGCATTGTATAAAACCGAACTTCCGGGTGGGGCATTGTTTTTAGAAAAAGATGGATTAACATATAATTTTGTAGACGAAAGGGACATACAACGTTCGCATGCTAACCAAAATTCAGGAAAAGAGAATATAAATAAAGGAACAGTTCATTTACATAGCTATAAAGTAAAATTCGGAAATACTTTTAAAAATGGTATAGTGGCATCCGGTAAGCATAATGACTATACAAACTACTTTGTTGGTAACGATACTAAAAAGTGGGTGTCAAAAGCATTAAAATATGATGAAGTAAGTTACAATAACATTTATCAGAATATTGATTTTAAAATTTATGTAAATAATGAAAAATCTATTCAATATGATTTTATAGTAAATCCAGGTGGTAATACTGATGACATTAGATTAACGTATGAAGGTCAGGAATCATTGTTTGTTGATGCTGACGGATCGTTAACAGTAAAAACAAGTTTTAATAAAATTACAGAATTAAAGCCATTTGCTTATCAGGAAATAAATGGTAATAAAATTAAAATACCTTGTAAGTTTCTTGTTCGTAGTGGGAATGTTGCATTTCAATTTCCAGAAGATTATAATCATAATTATCCTTTAGTAATTGATCCTGTGCTGGTATTTTCAACATATACAGGTTCTACTTATGATAATTGGGGATTTACGGCTACTTTCGACGAAAAATCTAACGTGTTTTCTGGTGGTATTTGTTTTAATGTTGGATATCCGGTATCTGTTGGGGCTTATCAGGTTAACTATGGAGGAGGCGAACAGCCACCAGGCTGGACTTATTATCAATATGGTTGTGACATTGCCATAATTAAATATGATGCGTCGGGAACACAACGCCTATGGGCAACATATCTTGGAGGCTCCCAAAGTGAAGAATTACCACATAGTTTGGTTTGTAACAGAAATGATGATTTAGTTATTTTTGGAACCACTGGTTCAGGCGATTTTCCAACAACAGCAAATGCTTATGATAACTCTTTTAATGGTGGAGATAGTGTAACTTATGATAATGCAATAGTTTTTGGCAATGGGATAGATATTTTTGTTTCAAAATTAAGTTACGATGGCTCACAACTCTTAGGTTCAACACTTATGGGTGGATCAGCTAATGATGGATTTAATTTTCGCCAGTATTATAATTTGATGGAAGGAAATGGTGCCCTTTATTACAATTATGCTGACGGTGCAAGAGGAGAAGTAATATGCGATGGAGCTGGAAATATTTATGTAGGTACATGTACTTTTTCGAGCAATTTTCCTGTTACTACAGGTAGTTTTAATACAGCATACAGTGGAAATCAGGAAGGTGTAGTTTTTAAATTTAATCCCGATTTATCCCAGTTAATGTGGAGCAGTTATTTTGGAGGAAGTAATGATGATGCAATTTATTCACTTGATTTAGATTTTAACGGTGATGTTTATATAGGTGGTGGAACCAATTCTATAAATATTCCGACTACTGGTGGAGTTTATCAGCCACTTGCACTAGGTGGAACAGCTGATGGTTTTTTTGCACATATTTCTGCAAACGGATCATCATTAATAAAATCGTCATATTTTGGTTCTTCACTTTACGATCAGGTATATTTTGTTAGAGTTGACAAATTATTAAATGTTTATATAACAGGTCAGACTACTGCTCCGGGAAGTACATTTATTTCAAATGCTGCTTACGGTACACCTAACAGCGGTCAGTTTATCGCAAAATTTCCGAATAATTTATCTAGTCCGGTTTGGAGTACCGTTTTCGGAACGGGAATAGGTAGGCCAAATATTTCAATTACTGCTTTCTCTGTTGATTATTGTAATCGTATTTATCTTGCAGGATGGGGAAGAGAATGGGCAGGTTATGGTGGAATAACATCATGGTCAAATATTCAGGGAACAAAAAATATGGATATTACTTCAAATGCATATCAATCTGTTACTGACGGGCAGGATTTTTACTTAATGGTAATGGCTGACGATGCTTCACACTTGGAATATGCAACTTATTTTGGCGAACAACATGGTACAGGAAACTGTGGCTATGATCATGTTGACGGAGGTACTAGTAGATTTGATAAAAGAGGATATATTTATGAATCAGTTTGCGCAAGCTGTGGTGCATGTAGCACTTTTCCAACCTCACCAAATCCAGGTGCCTGGTCTAATATAAATGCATCAACCAATTGTAATAATGCAGTTTTTAAATTCAGCTTTGAATTACCCTTAACAATTGCTGAGTTCTCAGCCAACCCCGTTTGTGTAAATGAACTGGTTCAGTTTGATAATACAAGTCAGCTGGCAACAAACTATCTGTGGGACTTTGGCGATGGAGATACTTCTTCTGTATTTGAACCAACACATGTATATAGTGCACCTGGAACTTATAACGTTACATTAATTGCATCTCATCCAACGTCATGTAATTTAGCAGATAGTATTACAAGAACAATAGTAGTTGAACAACTTTTAATTAATACTAATGATGCTGCAATATGTAATGGAAATAGTGCTTCTATTAATGCAAGTGTAACAGGAGCAATGTCAAGTTTAACATATTTATGGTCAACTAATATAAATTTTACTAATATTTTAAATTCTAATCATTCTGTAAGTAACTTGAATGTAAATCCAACCCAAACAACTACTTATTATATTCATGTTTCTTCTCAGCTTTGTGATGTAATAGATTCTGTAATTGTTTTTGTAAACCCTGTTGGGTTAACAATGAGTCCTGATACGGCAGTTTGTACCGGAAGTCAGATATCAATTCATGCATATAGCAGTGTTCCCGGCGACACATTATCATATACATGGTGGCCAACATCAAGTATAATTTCTGGTCAGGGAACATCAGAATTACAAGTGTTGCCTCCAACAAATACAATGTATTATGTTTCTGTAACAAATCAGCATAATTGCACCAGAATAGATTCAATTAATGTAATAGTAGATCAATTTACATTAAGCCCCGGAGCGGTAACAAATGTCAGGTGTTATGGTTTATGTAATGGCTCATTAACTGTTTATGCAAATAATGGAATGAATCCATATACTTTTGATTGGAGTAACGGAGATACATCTTCAGTAATTAATAACCTTTGTCCAAATAATTATACAGTAACTGTTACTGATGCTATTGGATGTAGTCATGTTTTACCATTTACAATTACTGAACCTCCTCAATTAAATGCAATTATTTCAAGTTTATCAACGGCATCTTGTGATCCGGTTCATCCAAATACTGGTTCAGCTGTAGTTACACCCTCCGGTGGTGTACCAAATTATTCTTATATATGGAATATTCCTCAACAGGATTCATTAATTACTAATCTTTTTGTTGGTATATACCATGTAACAGTAACTGATGCAAATAATTGCAGTACAATTTTAACAACTAATATTGTAGATCAGTCAAACCTAGCAATTTCCGCTACTACGCAAATGACACAATGCTATGGTACATGTGATGGTAATGCAACATCAAGTATTACAAGTTCAGGAGTACCACCATATTCATATTTGTGGAGTACTGGAAGTACAACTCCACAGATTTTAAATTTATGTTCGGGTTATTATATTATTTCTATTACAGATGCTGATTTTTGTGTAAGGGTACAAAGTGTTTTTGTTAATCAGCCCGATTCATTAAATTCAAAAATCACAACACCGGGAATAAACTGTTTTGGTGGAACTACTTCAGCAACTGGTTCTGTAATACATGGAGGAACGGCTCCTTACACTTATAGCTGGAGCACAAGCCAGACAGGTCCAACTATTACAGGTTTAACACCTGGCGGATATTGGCTTTATGTTTTAGATGCACATAACTGTCCTGATACTGCATATATAAATATTACACAACCGGCATTATTAACATATGATACAACAATTACTCCTGTTGCTTGTGCGGTTGCATGTAATGGAACAATACAACTTCCGGTTTATGGAGGCACTTTACCTTATCAGTTTAACTGGAGTAATGGTTCACATTCATATTCCTTATCAGAATTATGTGCAGGTAATTATAATGTAACTGTTACTGATGCTAAAGGTTGTACATTTATTGATGATTTTCAGGTAGGGATTTCAGATTATTTGCCTGTTGTTGATGCAACAACTAATGATAATATTATTTATGAAGGACAAAGCACACAACTTTTTGCTATTGCTAATTCAAATTATCAATTTTCATGGTCACCTTCTGGATCTATAAATGGCATTCATTTGCAAAATCCAATAGCTAGCCCAACTCAATCTATAACTTATCAGGTAATTGTTCAGGATAGTTATGGCTGTAGCAATACTGATACTGTTTCAATAATTGTAATGGATGTTATATGTGGTGAACCATATATTTATATTCCAAATGCATTTACTCCAAACAATGACGGACAGAATGATAAACTATATGTAAAAGCTGATATTGCTTCTGAGCTTTATTTTGCAATATATGACAGGTGGGGAGAAAAGGTTTTTTCGACAACTGATTCACATTATGGTTGGGATGGAATTTACAAAGGAAAGGTTTTAGATCCTGCTGTATTTGTATATTATTTAAAAGTTACTTGTATAAATAATTTACAATTTGAGAAAAAGGGAAATATTACACTAATAAGGTAA
- a CDS encoding sigma-70 family RNA polymerase sigma factor — MLSEQQIIEGCLKNNRKTQKMLYEIYASKFLGMCMRYAKDKQEAEDILQDGFLKIFGRISQYSGSGSFEGWMKRIIINTAITNYRQNLKHYYKQSIDDVNETDFETGNVEHEFSLEELLKVVQELPPGYRMVFNMFAIEGFQHKEIAQMMGIDVTTSKSQYSRARKLLRTKLLELKKEKVEIVNNER, encoded by the coding sequence ATGCTCAGCGAACAGCAAATAATAGAAGGCTGCTTAAAAAACAACCGAAAAACACAAAAGATGTTATATGAAATTTATGCATCTAAGTTTTTAGGAATGTGCATGAGATATGCTAAAGATAAGCAAGAAGCTGAAGACATTTTACAGGATGGATTTTTAAAAATATTTGGCAGAATTAGCCAATATTCAGGATCAGGTTCTTTTGAAGGCTGGATGAAGCGTATAATAATTAATACTGCAATTACTAATTACAGGCAAAATCTTAAGCATTATTATAAACAATCTATTGATGATGTTAACGAAACAGATTTTGAAACTGGTAATGTTGAACACGAATTTTCGTTGGAAGAACTGTTAAAAGTAGTACAAGAACTTCCTCCCGGATACAGAATGGTTTTTAATATGTTTGCTATTGAAGGTTTTCAACATAAAGAAATTGCACAAATGATGGGTATTGATGTTACAACATCTAAATCTCAATATTCGCGAGCCAGAAAACTTCTTAGAACAAAGTTATTAGAATTAAAAAAAGAAAAAGTTGAAATAGTAAATAATGAGCGGTAA